Proteins from one Oncorhynchus gorbuscha isolate QuinsamMale2020 ecotype Even-year linkage group LG18, OgorEven_v1.0, whole genome shotgun sequence genomic window:
- the LOC124003761 gene encoding uncharacterized protein LOC124003761 encodes MPMDRFTEILRYLRFDTREIRRPRTYSNKFAVVSEVWNAFVRNCIACYKPGLNITVEEQWCLSSGEVIKFALTADVDSKYVLNVIPYVVPYSGEDESQKPENVALKLVEPYLGAGRTVTTDKFCTSLPLANKLIANKTNLVGAVSHCGRELPPVMRNQAQTKLYSTTVLKHDKATLTVYRSNPRKNVCILSTIHPTVTTGNDRTREPETVTFYNSNKVDVNTMTRERTVEVVTGLEKGGSHRWPLAVFFNLLDLAAINAYVLFTQCTAKTVPTTDFIMDLAFELREKHMRANAAPPPPLPPIQDTVCETKTHSKVRRSTRNKAPKSCG; translated from the exons ATGCCAATGGACCGCTTCACAGAAATCTTGCGGTACCTGCGTTTTGACACCAGAGAGATCAGACGCCCCCGGACATATTCGAACAAATTCGCCGTGGTCTCAGAAGTTTGGAACGCGTTTGTACGGAACTGCATTGCATGTTACAAGCCAGGTTTGAACATCACTGTTGAGGAGCAATGGTGCCTTTCAAGTGGAGAGGTCATCAAGTTTGCGTTGACCGCTGACGTAGACAGCAAGTACGTGCTAAATGTCATTCCTTATGTCGTTCCTTATTCGGGGGAAGATGAATCTCAGAAGCCTGAAAatgtggcattgaagcttgtgGAACCTTACCTCGGTGCGGGGAGAACGGTCACTACGGACAAGTTCTGCACATCCCTGCCATTAGCAAATAAGTTGATTGCCAACAAAACCAACTTGGTCGGGGCAGTGAGTCATTGCGGACGAGAGCTGCCTCCGGTGATGCGTAATCAGGCACAGACAAAGCTATACTCCACTACCGTGCTAAAGCATGACAAAGCAACCCTTACGGTTTACAGAAGTAACCCAAGAAAGAACGTCTGTATTCTGAGCACTATACACCCGACTGTCACCACCGGGAACGACCGAACGAGAGAACCGGAGACCGTGACCTTCTATAATAGCAACAAG GTTGATGTAAATACGATGACAAGAGAGCGTACGGTGGAGGTTGTGACAGGGTTGGAGAAAGGAGGTTCACACCGCTGGCCCCTTGCGGTATTCTTCAACCTTCTTGACCTGGCTGCAATCAACGCATATGTTTTGTTCACGCAATGCACCGCTAAGACAGTGCCAACGACAGATTTCATCATGGATCTGGCATTCGAGCTTCGCGAGAAGCACATGAGGGCCAATGCCGCAccgcctcctcccctcccacccatccaggacacAGTCTGTGAAACGAAGACCCACAGCAAGGTGCGCAGATCGACACGGAACAAGGCTCCTAAAAGCTGTGGGTAG